The genomic segment TGTCAAAGACTGTAGATAAAAAGAGAAGTCAGGGATCAGAAATTTCTGCTGTGTCAGAACAGCTTTGGTAATTAAAtggataatattaatatattttaatatttttattacatttactgtgtatgtatggtgtatatctctgtgtgtgtgtgtgtgtgtgtgtgtgtgtgtggcggtgagtggtgtgtgtgtgtaagtatgggTGTGGcttatgtgtgtgcctatgtgtgttgtgtgtgatgtgtgtgtttgtatgtctgtgtgtggtgtgagcagtttggtgtgtgtgtctgtggtatgtgtgtgtctctgtgtgtggtgtgtggtgtgtggtgtgtggtgtgtggtgtgtaggtcAAGAAGATGACTTGCAGAAGTGATTCTTCTCCTTTTACCATGAGTCTTACTGATAGAACTCTGGCTGTCAAACTTGGAAGTGTGCATGCCTTTACCCAGGAAAACACCCTATCAGTCCAACATTACAgttgaagacatttatttgtGCTTTTGTGATCCTAGCCCTCCATATCAAACATCTGTTAGACTGTGTTACATGGAGATTTCATTGTGAGACATCTTGATGATAAAGAAGGGATTAAGTAAAATGAGATGTGGCCTAaatctaattaagaaaacacagaagataaTCATCCACAAGGTGAGACAGAAAGGGCCAAACTTTCagagaacaaattaaaataacaattacAAACGACTTGTGGGGAATGAGTTTTCCAAAAAGAAACTCACAGATtatgatttttattatgtttaatccTCACCGGATAGGTTAGTTCATTTCAGTTTTAgtgcatttcaaatgtttccttGGAAAAATGATTATAGTTGTTTGAAATACAGGATAGAGTGAGCGATGAGTTTAGGGGTAAATATGACACACAGACTTCTAAAATGTAGTTATAATTCTAACTCTGCAGCAAGTAAGACTCCATCAAGCCAGCCAAGGATGAACTGCTGCTCAGTCAGGCCTGATCACTGCAGTAGATGCCAAAGCCCCTGCATATTTAAGTAACTCTTATAAACTAGACTCCCATGGAAAACTATATTAATTCCAATAGAAATGAAGCAATAGTGAGTTTTATGGACACACCCACAGGCACCCGTTTAAAGTCCTTTGGCTGGTTGCTGTAAATGGGTCCACAGGACATTATCCATAGTCAAACACATGAGATTGAGtttgaaatgaaagaagaaacccACCCAAGCACTGTGAGTGATAATAAGACTACCTCAAAGAAAATCCTTAATGTTCAGAGTATAGCTTTAGAATGATGGAATGGAAGTTAGATGAATACCTTTGATAACACCAACAAGAACTATTCTGTTTGGATAGGTGATGGGTGCTAATTGCTTATCATACATAGAGCTTGTAAATATTATCTCACATTTCATAGGATGCCTTCTCAGTTTGTTGACTGCTTTGTCTGTTGAACAGGAGCCATTTCTGGGTTCTGTAGTTACTGAAGTTATGGGTCTATGTTCCTTGCTTCTAGCTCAGCTCCAAATAATAAGGGCACACTAGTGTGTTAATGGAACATATTAACATTCTAGTGGCTTTGAGGAGCTTAGTGTTCAATGAGGGATGGAAGGTATCTCTCAAATATTTACATGTGTAAGATAGGAATATGTAATATGGGAATAAAGATACAGAGTCAATTACAATGCTGGAGAAGGCTTTATTGCACCTGTAAGGGCATGGTTCAGTTAAGCAAATTCCTCCAACAAACTACAAAGCAAAGGGTTTTGCATCCTATTGCATCATGTTCCTTGTTTTGAAGCCCTAACACATCTCGAGTGGATCCCTATTGTAGGTCCTTGCCTGGATTTACTTAAAGGGGTTGAGTAATTGCATCTCCACTTCGGCctaactttctttttaatttttaagattatgatataattaaatcattctccctttccccctttttcttttctttctccaaaccctcccatatacatACCTATCTAAACCTCCccactctttcaaattcatggcttctgtttttcattaattgttgttaaacacacacacacaccccaaaatacTTAACTACAACCTGCTCAGTTTATATGCtgcttgtgtgtttgctttttggaGCTTGTCATTAGATATTCAATTGgtatgtacttttattttaacCTTTGCCTTCCTAGGTCAGGCATGTTTGCATGATGGTCTCTAAGGAACCATACCCCAACCATCTTTACTCACGCCCCACCCCCTGCTTTCCAGGAGCACTTTGATCTCCTATGTCAATTTTCACAGACTGTACCATGTCATGTTGCTTttgattcatcttttttttttttaatatgtgttgTTACTTTGACATTTCCTCCAAAGAATAGAAGTTTTCATTCAAGTATTTCATGAAATTCTTGATAGAAGTAACAAAGAAAAGTATTTCCAGTTTGATAAAAGTTGCATACGGCTTGGAAAGGCATACAGAAGCTACTCAGTGCTCTAATGATGAGTGTCTTCATCTAAAGATGGAAACATCTACTTTTTAAGAGTGGTAGAAAGACAACTTTGTCAAACCTTGGGCATTCCATTAGGTCTTTCAAAGGCATTCTTGCACATGAAATGTATAAGAATagtagaaaagaaattttattgcCATTGATTTATAGCTGttccaaaagaaacacaaagtcaACTTAAGCAAGCATCGCTTCTTCAACCACAGCTCCATGCAATGTTGATCTAAGTAAGAGTGCTAAGACAAGTATAGTTTGTGTTTGATACAGCTTAGAGCTCATTTACACGTCAGAGATATCAACGTTGAATTTTAGAATGACAGAAGTGGCTGAGAATCCCAACTCTCCCCTCACCACCATTATCATCTATATGCTTTATTCATGTGGAGACACTGAAAGAGATAATGTACCTATATACCTTGTTgcctaattttatatttttgagtagAAGTGTCCAGAAAAACTATCAAGTTAAACCATGATGAAAACTCATTCCAattcttttaaaagcaaataaattataacttttaaataaaaacttgttGAAACAGAAATTTCAGAGAAACATAATGAATATTATTTGGCCTCCTTTTATATCCAACAGGACATTCAAGTGAAATGCTTTATGGATAGAGAAAGCAAGAGACACATGAAGAACTTAAGGCTTGCACTGCTTGgggataataatagtaattatatattacatttacataatgTGTTGTGATTAAAATGCTTTCACAGGCACTGCCTTGCTTCATCCTCACAGTGGCCATTCAAGTAGAGGGACTAATGATTATCATCCCCCTTATTTGGAGAGGAAGGGAAGTGcatatctttaaatatattatgaaaCAGTGGGGGAAGCAATGGCCTCACAGTATGTCTTTAAAAAGGTGAGATAATCTCCTTAAGTATTGGATTTCTTCCTATAATGTGAAAATTAAAGagaataatagaataaaaagtaTTCTACCTTTTCTCTTCCATATATAAATTTACCTATAGTTTAGATAAGTTCAATTTAGATATAGTTCTCACATATATTATAGACACATGTATATTTTGTTCTAACAATGAGAAGGCTGAAGCTCAGTTTGGCTGGGGAGGCACATGCTGAACTCAAATCACCAATGTCAGTGCTTTGTCTATAAAGACTCATGGCCTGTCTTGGCATGTGAAAGATTGGGATTAAGGTGAGTTCTCAAGGATCAAATAtctatgaaaagaaaacaagagtgtGTCTTCTCCAAAGTGTATAGATAAGTCtcaaaaataacttttaacaAAGAGTTAGATTCTGAAAGATGTAATGCAGAACAAGATTATTGACACAGACATTGAGGATTGTAATGCATTAGATATTTTAGGGGTAATTAAGGTGAAAATCATTGCAAGGGCACAGAATGCAATGTGGATAGAAGATTAAATGCAGGAGGAGATAGGGAAGAATTTCAGTTGTGGATTTAGACTGTGTGACAGGCAATAATAATGGATTCCAGAGCCTGTGGGGATATAGTTGAAAGGCAAGTTTTTCTTAGGCAGGTTAGGTATTGAGAATCGGTGCTGAAATGCAGGATGGCATGAGTCAGGTTTCTTGACTGATAAAAAGGTATCTAGAAACACTCTTTACTCTTCACAAGGCTGAGAGTTTTACCATGTTGGAAGCCCTGGgttggaagaaaggaagaagaaggtaTTTACAATGGCCTTGGGGTTCTCAAAGCCTATGAAAACATCCATCACCTTGTAAATGACAGTACTCATCATATGTTTTTTCTTCAAGATGAAACTGAGTGTTCCCTTGATTTCCCTTGTAATCTCCCATGGCCTCTCTTCCCCCTGCCTTGCATGCTTGTTTACTCTTAGTGGTTATTCTTTCCGACTTGTGAGGGCTCACAGGGTTATGTTTTCACCTAGCTTCTCTGGCTGGTGCTACAATTTGGTAATGCTGTAGAACCTTTAGGCGGTGGGAAAAAGTTGGTAACCACAGATCACTATGGACCCATCTGCCAGTCATAACGTGGGCGCTTGGTTCTTCCCTTGTTCTCTGGGTCATAATCTGCCATGACATGGAAAGATTCTCACACCTCAGCTATATCATAGCAAAAATTCTCAAATACAATGTTATCATAGCAAAAATATCAGTGATTACGCTGTAGCTTTATCTGCATTTTAATCTCCTGAGTAATTATTTAAATAGTTATTTCTGCTAGAAACGTCTGGGCTTTTCCTAAGTAATTGAGACCACAGCTTTGCTCCATCCTAAAGTTTGGATTTTGCCTGTCATTTTTATATGGAATAGTTCCTTACTGAATAGTATCTatccattaaataaatattttcttgaaattcctccTTTAAAGGAATATTAAAAGTGCAAGTCGACTAAGAGCTCTGATTTCCCCTAGGTGTCATATCTTATTATATGCTGATTAAATTTTTCCTTCATTAATTCATGAAATATTCATTATCTCAGCAAATTGTTGCCAGCTCCCATGTGCCAGGTGTTTTTGGTTTACACATATAACTGTTTTAAAGAGTTGTACTTAATCTTTTTGTGTTTCAAACTCTCCTGTTAAAGTAAGTTATTTAGGGAGGATTCCTTTCAGTTACTTGGGCTTGGAGAATGGCCTCATTTGATTGCAGACTCAAAATCCATATGGAAAAGTCTAGCTAGTGCCAAACTAGAACTTTCTCCTCTACTGGCTAGTGTTCCTGGTACCAGAATAATTTATGACAATCTTCATGCTACCAGAGGAGCAAGGTAAATAACAACCTAGCTATAAACCTGTGACCTACAAAGGTGACCTGCCCACATAACATACTGCTATGGCACCAACACAAACACTgtggagtaaccaaccactctctTATTGGAATcgaggcccactccacaagaagGCACCCACACCTGACACTGCTCAGGTGTTTAAGAACCTGAGACCAGATAGGCCATGGACCTcagggaaaaccaaatactattgttctgctaGAGAGACAGCAATGAATTCAACCCTGACAATGTTCCCCTCTACTCGCAGACCAGTGCTTACCTCAGCCAGCATCACATAAAGTTCCTCTTGAGgcatgagaacaaatacagaaacccacaactggacaatgtgcagagagtgaaagACTTTGTAAAGCTCAGTCCTaagtgggatgtctccatcaattcCCTCCTGTAAGGCACCAGGAAGCCATGCAGGTGAGGAAACCAAAAGACCATAAGAGCATGAGGGGATAGATGACAACAAAAACTCCAGTGTGTTTCCAGACACAAGAGGACGGATACACATAAGAAGTCACAGAGCCAGAGGCAGTAGACACATGACCTTCACATGTTCAAGCCAGACGGAGTCTTGGTACTAAGAGGGTTAAGTAGATATGATTTCTTATCCTTACCCCCAAACTACCTCCAATTAACAACCATTTGCaaagaaaaaatcatttttttttccaacaaaggCTCACTGGGCACTTTAAACACACTTTCAAGAATTTCAAGAaatgctttctgtttctccttaagcagcaatttttatatgtgttgttgttttaaaaagtgaccaattagccgggctgtggtggcgcacgcctttaatcccagcacttgggaggcagaggcaggcagatttctgagttcgaggccagcctggtctacagagtgagttccaggacagccaaggctatacagagaaaccctgtctcaaactcccccccccacaaaaaaaaagtgaccaaTTGAAAATAACGATGAGAAAATTTAgctcattttaaatttctatttttaaaacaacaatttttatttaaaacaatttaatgtAATTATACTATTTCCCCCTGAgttttcctctctccaacccctccatGCTTGGTAATTTGTTGCAGATGATGCCATTTCCCAATCGCAATAGTCTCGCTACTGAAATGCTTAGACACTGACATCAAACTCCATAGCACAAAGATGCAGAGACCGATCTTGTTGGGAAGACAAGGACACAAAGGATTGCTCTGAGGACAGATGACTGTGTGACTGTTCTGTGCACTACTTCAGACTCCCTCAGCCTTGACAGGTAAAGTTCTGGGCCAGAGAAGACTGtcacaactgtgtgtgtgtgtgtgcaattgcatgcatttgtgtatgtatgtatgtatgcatgtattatgtccacatgtatgtatgtattatgtatgtttgtgaataTACTCTTCATTCTCATGGTGTTTTAGTTGTGGAAATTtaggtaatatttttttttttctatctgtcaGACGAAACACATTGTATAGatgctatgctttttttttttttttttttttttgtttttttttttttttttttttttgttttgtttttcgagacaggatttctctgtgtctgtgtagccctggctgtcctggaactcactctgtagaccaggctggcctcgaactcagaaatccacctgcctttgccttccaagtgctgggattaaaggcgtgcgccaccactgcccagcctgtatAGATGCTTCTTATCTCTGCCTATCTCTCTGTATCCAACATGGATTTTTGAAAACCCATCCATGCTTCCAATATGTAAATCATGATATAGCTCTGTCTTTCCTTGGGTTCTTAAACCTGTCTTAGAGCTCATCATTTTCCTGAGTCTTGTCTTCAAATACTGGGTCTAAAAAGAAGGAGCCTCTCCCAACACACATGCTCTGGAGACAAAGACATTTAGTGTCTCCTACCTTTGCTCTTCTGTATTATGTCCTTAAGAAATTcctatgtaattttaaatttgagAATATAATTgctctgttgagccatctcagaATTTACATATATAGACTGAAAATTAATAACTGCCTTTACATTTCctgagttatttttgttttatccttGTGCTGGAAGAGGAAAGTATATATATTGGTAAAATTTGGCAACTATTTTGCAGTCTGTACATTGCTTATGCAGAACcctcaaatatttattaagtctACATGAAGATTCCCATATAATTAAATTTCAGTCAAATCTTAGGAaataagaacatatttttttgTATAGACCGTGATTGTGATAGATAGGCTGCATTCATAATATACccttaaatgtatttaaaattagtAAATTCATTTTGTTGTATTAGTGAAAATATCACAGCCCATTATAAGATGGGAAATTAACATTTCAAAAGTATATCATGATTAATGAAAAAGCAGGCAACAAATCTGTTGGTGAGGTTTTTTCCATAATATTTGGAAGCTACTCGGTGGTAGtagtgcatgcatttaatcccagcgctcaagaagcagaggcagatgaatctctgtgagtttgaggctgtcccagtctacagagagagttgcaggatagccaaggttacaccgagaaaccctgtctgaaaaaatttttaaagttttaaaaaatacaatagcTAACGGTATGTCATGACTCCACTAGAATTATACCTTGTACTCTGTGATCCACTGGCCAGCAGAAAGACACAGTTCATTTAGAGTGAAGGGCCAATTCTTGTAAAGCTAATTATTCTTAGATCAATCAAAAGGTAAGACAAATGATTGCCTGACAACCTTTAAGCATATGTCTTCACTCTCTTGATGGCTAACCTACTCAGCTGCATAAGATAAATGACTCTTTCTCAGTACAACCATATTAGGCTTTTACAGGTAAAAGAAAATACTCAGAAAATGTCACTGAAGTAACtacttttacaaatatttttattgtttttatttgaaaatatttacagcTATGGTACATATTACATTTAACCTTCCTTATGTTTTGaatgtaattttcattttgttaaagGGCTTTGAATTATTGAGAACTTGGTTGGtttgtagaaaagaaaagaaaggttttcATACAGGATCTAGCTTTGAGTTATTGTTAAATTAATGTGTCAGTTAAAAGGATAGACTGTTAAGAATAAATATGCATTCTCCAACTAACCCTGTAACTAACTAAATCATCACTGGAATACATAACAATTTTATTAGCTTATTATAGTATGATAAACATGAACACATGAGAAATATTTGATGAgcaatttaaaactttttgtGAAATAACATACTgagtattaaatattttattataaaataaatattactttttaagGATTAATATTGAATATCCAAACACTACTTCACAGCATAGCAAGGTTATTAGAAACCACTTACAAGAATAGATTTTTCTCACTAACATCTTATACCCATATTTACCTCTCAAACCCCATACCACTTTTAATCTTGATATTAAGTACCCACGAGATGCAAGGACCCGAGAACGTATGTTTCAAGCATAATGCAATGCACCCACATCCCCATTTGtctattagaaaattaaaataacagtaAGAATTATTTCAGCCTGACTACTTATCTGAGTAAGTACCTtggctctttgtctctctttgcaTGTTTAAACCCGTACACTCACTAAATAGGGCAGGGAACTGAAGCCATTCCTTCAGTGCTGGAACTTGTGGATCCCGTCAACAAGAATTTcatttgtcttcatttatttctttgcctAACCCACATAGATGATTCTGTTTGCTTGGATGTGCAAATCATAAAAATTGAGagtatattattttcatttataaattattttctttgaatgGATGGGTCAAGAAAGATTAACCTCCATAAACTGAAGACTTTGAAAACCCTCTTGCATAGGGAAAAACAGAATTTCTTTATCcttaaaaaaaagttgaatttttACTATGAGTTTTccagaagacatttttaaaaatcattattaaatAGTCAGTCACAACCTTTATGAGTTCAACCAAAAATATTTAATCTATAAATTTTCCAGGTCTACTGCTTTACATTTATCACCAATTAGCTATTAATGTCTATGTAATAAAAAACTTGGAGTGAAAATAATAAGTTGTGTTTGAAAACAGGTATGTTTTATTGATATCAATTATAAtctaaaattttactttcttattAGAATACAGGATAAGCAAAATTTAGTAATCATCATCATATGCCCATAAGTGAGAAGATACTTAATATTTTACTATGTAAATTAGAATAAGTACTGAGTTCAACAAGAGTGAGCACAAATAACAGAGGGAATCACAATGTCCAAATAAGTCGCTTATATGCCTaactcaggggaaaaaaaatcacaactttCATCTCAATTTAAATCTGCTATAAAAGTAGTTCTCCTGCCTGATGTACTCACAGTTTCTGGGTTGACTTATAAGTCACATGAGCATAAGCCATGTGCTGATGTTGGAAGCAAACCTTAGATGTAGCTGGTGGAAGGTTTTCTAGGTACAGTAACTTCCCTTTGGTTATCCTTTTGTGGCACACGGTGTGCAGGGACTGGGTATCTGTGCCACCGTTCCTTTCTGTTGCAGCAGCAATACCCACAGAGCAGCCCGCCTGCAATGAAGAGGACAGCAGCGGTGGCCCAGCCAAGGAAGAGTGCTCCTCCGAGTTCTCGCTTCTGCCCTGCATGGATGTTTGGGTCGTAGAAATCTCTGATGATGATATTGGCGGTCCAGGACACTGGAATCAGAACGAAGATACCAGTCAGAATAAAGAGTACTCCTGAGGTTCCCAGCAAGTAGGCTTTGATTCTCTCACTGGATCCGGTGCACTGGATCTGTTTCATGCCGCAGATGCCAATAATGAGAGCGACCAAGGAAAGAGCTACAGCCACACACATGAGTGCACGCGCTGCTTCCAGTACCGGAGGGAGAGCCAATATGGAGTTATAGAATTTGCACTGCAATGTGACCATAGCTTGCTGGATGCAGTTCATCCAAAGCCCTTCCCAGATCCTCTCAAAGATAATAATGTTGCTGCCGATGAAAGCTGACACTCTCCACTGAGGCAGAAGTGTTGTCCCAATCGTCCCAACCAAACCGAAGAATCCAAGAACTAGCCCAGCAATCTGAAGGGGATAAAAAGCCATTGTCTTTCCTTTGCCCTACTGGTCCAGCCTGGAAAGGTAGAAAGACGGTCAAGATGCAGAATGTGTAGGAGTCTTCTAGTCTAAAGGAGTGCCTGGTCTTCTCCAGTCCTGCTACCCATCCTGTGTTCGTCCAAACTGGCAGCAATGACTGGACTTGAATTAACTTGAAGTACCTGTTGTAAACTCATGTGAGCTATTCCCGCACACGCCTTCATTTCTGTTTGGTTTATTCACTAAGCATATATAATTCTTTCCCAGCCAGTAAGAATGTAGCCAAAGATACGTCAAGTAGTACTACCTTCAGTGTTAGCATTTCTCATGTCATTATTGTCTTAGCCATGCTGTAATTAAGTGCCAAAGCCTCTATTGTGCGTTACTAATTACAGAGCTGAAAACATTCACCTAAAAAGCAGTCTGATATGAAAGTATAAATATAATGTGTTCAAGTCAGAGTTTGAAGATGCCAAAACTCTGCCAGTTTTTCTGAGATAAAATGAAAACCACTTGGCCACTAATTTCTTCTTGCAAAAGCCTCTTTTCCAAATGTTGTTCATCAACTCTAAGTTTACTAAGACTTATGGGTAGTAGCTATATGACATCAGGACACTTACTGGGACTAGGATGGCTTAGGAAGAACCCTTAGCATGGGATTCAAATTTCACAGTTACTCTTCCGATCCTGAAAGGAGAGACCAAGACGATTACAGCTTATAATTGTTTGAATATACTAGCAATTATTCTATTAGCTGCTATCTGGCACCTCTCCCCCCTGCTGAAAGACTGCATGCAAACTTTCATTAGCTAGTTCTTCACTGACAGCGTGAAATACATCATACTCATGGACGCTGAAAGCTGACATTACACTTTGTCTTTTGAAAAGTATAAAATTGCCCTTTGAGCTGCAATATCACTCAAAATTCTCACTGACAGCTCTTCAGAGTAAGAAGGTATCTTTGCAGTTTACAAGCTGCGACTTTCATTATTAGACAGAGGATGTTAGCTCCACAGTGTTTGGGGTGATATCTACCCAGGGGCAAGCTTTGCAGTTATTCTGTTCATTTCCTTCCTACTTTTATTCTGAGTCAAGAGCAGGATAGGGAGATGTATTTATCAAACACTTTCATATGAATCTGGCATTTGACACTACCCTTTCTCCTTTTATCTCAAAttgttttcaaacaaaattaaattgaGCCCCTTTTAAAAGTGACTTGTGCATTCTGGACTGCCCTTTCCCTGGCCTTCACAGTAGGGAGTATGGACCCTTCTAACTCCTTAATACATCTTGTGGGAATCATTTTAATCAAATGTAAACATGTCAGCCAGTCAATCCCTGGGAGACATTGAAGTGTGCAAATGATCTTTTTTAGTGAAATACCGACAAAAGTATTAATGGACAGGCCAGGACTCTCAGACTTCTAGAATCTATAGGTTTTTAGGGTGGATGGTCTGAGAACTCCCTCTCTACCGTGTATGAATCATTGAGGAAGCAGATGATCTGAGTAGTTGCAGCTTCCTGGCAGCAGTCAGGAAGAAGGGCTTTAAGACCCTTTGTTCTTCATTCTGACACACCAGTTTAGCCATCCCGACCCTGCCACGATTGGCCAACAGAAAGCTGATTTTGCAACCTTCATGTCTTCTTCCTTGTTCCCCTTACTTTTCCTCATTCCAACACATCTCCAGTCTTACCTATCTTCACATTGTTGTGGAAGTTTCCCATTGCTGTTCTTTTCCAGCTGTTTGGTTTCTCCCCCAGGGAGACCATTTGGCCAGTCTTCACAGGAAACACAAGTAAGAGGGTGATGACCTAGAACACGGTGCGGTTTCTTGCTTATAGGACTAATCTTGGAATCCTAAACAGCCTAAAGGCCTTTGTCTTTATGGCTTAGAAGTCAAACCAGCTGTCACACTGCCTTCACTTTGCTCGGGAGAAGAAATTGCTTTTCTCTCAGTGTTGCTAACACCCTCATCACCTAAAACCTGCttttcctccatttcctctttccattGTCTGTGCACTCTCTTGTTCTCCAAGCTGTTCTTTACAACATAAGCATATCCAAAAATCTTCCACCTTTTTTCCCTTTGAAAGAATGTCTATATAGTTTTAACATAGAATTAAATCATGTTTgccattttctttcctcattccAATTCTGTCTCCCATCACTACTAAATtgacaatttctttttctttgtttactactattatacacacatatatgtgtatatatatatatatatatatatatatatatatatatatatataatcagaaatATGTGAATGTGAC from the Arvicanthis niloticus isolate mArvNil1 chromosome 12, mArvNil1.pat.X, whole genome shotgun sequence genome contains:
- the Cldn17 gene encoding claudin-17, which gives rise to MAFYPLQIAGLVLGFFGLVGTIGTTLLPQWRVSAFIGSNIIIFERIWEGLWMNCIQQAMVTLQCKFYNSILALPPVLEAARALMCVAVALSLVALIIGICGMKQIQCTGSSERIKAYLLGTSGVLFILTGIFVLIPVSWTANIIIRDFYDPNIHAGQKRELGGALFLGWATAAVLFIAGGLLCGYCCCNRKERWHRYPVPAHRVPQKDNQREVTVPRKPSTSYI